The Rhododendron vialii isolate Sample 1 chromosome 5a, ASM3025357v1 genome contains a region encoding:
- the LOC131326664 gene encoding uncharacterized protein LOC131326664 produces the protein MDPIPVWVRRLWDEWGLQLLILLSLALQIILSLLGNRRKYISSIWISIFLWSAYLMANWVATSALGKLSDIEVNYDNGNTLRAIWTPLLLLHLGGPDTITAFSVDNNRLWLRHLSGLVVQFSVPVYVILMSWKHSWFSIMSIPAFVAGFIKYGEKTWVLLSVSRDKFEKIVPFGNVDSDSDLGNNYTMEDKNYIHGLCIAHRCVKAFKEFTEYCDMENNGFRLQNRIEVDDISEFWDAIEVEMGLMFDLLYTKAPMNFRKRGCILRCFTFSCTVGVLIGLIIRLGEGREKWLTLPSLRCF, from the coding sequence ATGGATCCAATTCCAGTGTGGGTGAGGAGACTCTGGGATGAGTGGGGTTTACAGCTACTGATTCTCCTAAGTCTTGCTTTACAGATCATCCTTTCCTTGTTGGGCAATCGAAGAAAGTACATATCGTCAATATGGATTAGTATCTTTCTTTGGTCGGCCTATTTAATGGCCAATTGGGTAGCAACCAGTGCCCTAGGCAAGCTCTCAGATATCGAAGTCAATTATGACAATGGCAACACATTGAGGGCCATATGGACACCTTTGCTTTTACTACACCTTGGTGGCCCGGACACCATTACGGCTTTCTCTGTGGACAATAATCGTCTTTGGTTGAGGCACCTTTCCGGACTAGTGGTTCAATTTTCCGTTCCGGTTTATGTTATTCTTATGTCCTGGAAACATTCCTGGTTTTCAATTATGTCAATCCCGGCGTTTGTGGCTGGATTTATCAAGTACGGGGAGAAAACATGGGTTCTCTTGTCGGTGAGCCGTGATAAATTCGAGAAAATTGTGCCGTTTGGCAATGTAGACAGTGATTCAGATCTTGGCAATAATTACACAATGGAGGATAAAAATTATATACACGGTTTATGTATTGCCCATAGGTGTGTCAAGGCATTTAAGGAATTTACAGAGTATTGTGACATGGAGAATAACGGGTTCAGATTGCAAAATCGTATAGAGGTTGATGACATTAGCGAGTTCTGGGATGCCATAGAGGTCGAAATGGGGCTAATGTTCGATTTGTTATACACAAAGGCACCCATGAACTTTAGGAAGCGAGGATGTATTCTGCGTTGCTTTACTTTCTCGTGTACGGTGGGTGTGTTGATAGGATTAATCATCCGACTTGGGGAAGGTCGAGAGAAATGGTTGACATTGCCATCACTGAGGTGCTTCTAG
- the LOC131327875 gene encoding uncharacterized protein LOC131327875 has protein sequence MEPSKYSALSSSSSSSSSSDDSDEEIAIATLVGLYEANNGLMLEMARENTRKRKQWGGSVPGRKYYRRERVAGHDRLVADYFSEYPVFSPSVFRRCFRMRRDLFVRILNAIEEHNPYFVQKLDACQVRGLSSLQKMTSSMRMLAYGMPADATDEYLRLGESTTIECFNHFCQSIIEKFGDVYLRSPTADDVSKLLVVGEARGFPGMLGSLDCMHWEWKNCPTAWKGAYCGHVKKPTMILEVVASYDLWIWHAFFGMPGSHNDLNVLDRSPLFDELVQGRAPPANYSINGHAYNMGYYLADGIYPPWATLVQTISSPQGAKKQHFSMMQESTRKDVERAFGVLQARFAIIKGPARFWGRKMLGKIMKTCIILHNMIIEDEGESCTDFTYTSERNQPVAISRERDDNFESFLSRHVGIRNKDAHHTLRNDLVEHLWQRHGEM, from the coding sequence ATGGAGCCTTCTAAATATTCCGcactttcttcttcatcatcatcatcctcctcTTCTGATGATAGTGATGAAGAAATAGCCATAGCCACACTTGTAGGTCTCTATGAGGCAAATAATGGCTTAATGCTAGAAATGGCGagagaaaatacaagaaaacgCAAGCAATGGGGAGGCTCTGTTCCGGGACGGAAATACTACCGACGCGAAAGAGTAGCGGGTCACGATCGACTAGTTGCTGATTATTTTTCTGAATATCCAGTTTTCTCGCCATCGGTATTTCGTAGATGCTTTCGGATGAGACGTGATCTATTTGTGAGGATTCTGAATGCTATTGAAGAACATAATCCCTACTTTGTTCAAAAGCTAGATGCATGCCAGGTACGCGGACTATCCTCTCTTCAAAAAATGACATCCTCAATGAGAATGCTCGCCTATGGAATGCCGGCTGATGCAACTGATGAGTACTTACGTTTAGGAGAAAGCACTACAATTGAATGCTTCAACCATTTTTGTCAATCGATTATCGAAAAATTTGGCGATGTGTATTTAAGATCTCCAACGGCAGATGACGTTAGTAAATTGCTTGTTGTTGGGGAGGCTCGCGGATTTCCCGGAATGTTAGGAAGTTTGGACTGCATGCATTGGGAGTGGAAGAATTGTCCGACGGCATGGAAAGGTGCCTATTGCGGTCATGTTAAAAAACCTACAATGATTCTTGAAGTCGTTGCTTCTTATGACTTGTGGATTTGGCATGCCTTTTTTGGAATGCCAGGATCCCACAATGATCTCAATGTCTTAGATCGTTCTCCTCTTTTTGATGAACTTGTCCAAGGGCGAGCTCCTCCCGCTAATTACTCTATCAATGGACATGCCTATAATATGGGATACTATCTAGCGGACGGCATATATCCTCCATGGGCAACATTGGTTCAAACTATTTCGTCTCCTCAAGGAGCCAAAAAACAGCACTTTTCGATGATGCAAGAGTCAACAAGAAAGGATGTGGAGCGGGCATTTGGGGTTCTACAAGCACGATTTGCAATCATAAAAGGACCGGCACGGTTTTGGGGTCGAAAAATGCTTGGGAAAATCATGAAGACGTGCATTATTTTGCACAATATGATCATCGAGGATGAGGGAGAGAGTTGTACTGATTTTACTTATACATCAGAGAGGAACCAACCAGTGGCAATTTCGCGGGAACGTGATgataattttgaatcatttctaTCTCGTCATGTCGGAATTAGAAACAAGGATGCTCATCACACTCTCCGCAATGACTTAGTTGAGCATCTTTGGCAACGACATGGAGAGATGTAG
- the LOC131326665 gene encoding uncharacterized protein LOC131326665: MKRWSKIQKAVSKFCGFLAQVERRQKSGTGEKEKMAEAKRMFSIDERNKSFMFESCWEILRHSCKWDEIMTPSQKPTVQTATSSNPSTGTPTSLESELDLDQQPSREGVNRPSGIKAALESRRKKVIDDVKFDQMAANQSQIINVLTGISSRGIEREQQKAVDRQKKAEDREARRYYLAERNEREQRKEDHIIMSMDMSNLTPMQRAYYEQRQQQIIARTGML; this comes from the exons ATGAAACGGTGGtcgaaaattcaaaaagctGTGAGCAAATTTTGTGGTTTTCTTGCCCAAGTAGAAAGAAGGCAAAAAAGTGGAACCGGAGAAAAGGAGAAG ATGGCCGAGGCTAAACGTATGTTTAGTATTGATGAACGTAATAAGTCATTCATGTTTGAATCTTGCTGGGAAATATTGCGCCACAGTTGTAAGTGGGATGAAATAATGACACCATCGCAAAAACCTACGGTCCAAACAGCAACTTCTTCAAATCCTTCCACTGGTACTCCAACATCCCTTGAATCTGAGCTAGATTTGGACCAACAACCTTCAAGAGAGGGAGTAAACCGACCAAGTGGTATAAAAGCCGCTCTCGAATCACGAAGGAAGAAGGTGATTGATGATGTTAAGTTTGATCAAATGGCAGCAAACCAGAGTCAAATAATAAATGTCTTGACTGGTATCTCCTCGCGAGGTATTGAACGAGAGCAACAAAAAGCTGTTGATCGTCAAAAGAAGGCCGAGGATAGGGAGGCACGGCGGTACTACTTGGCAGAAAGGAATGAAAGGGAGCAAAGGAAGGAGGATCATATCATAATGTCAATGGACATGTCAAACTTAACTCCTATGCAGAGAGCTTACTATGAGCAGCGTCAACAACAAATCATTGCTCGAACTGGGATGCTTTAA
- the LOC131326662 gene encoding uncharacterized protein LOC131326662, which produces MDPIPAWVRRLWDVWDLRLLVLLSLVLQIILSLFGNRRKYISSLWISILVWSAYLMADWAATVALGKLSDAQGDNGDALKAIWAPLLLLHLGGPDTITAYSLEDNHLWMRHLFGLGVQFSVAVYVILMSWKHSWFSIMSIPGLVAGLIKYRERSWVLLSVSCDKSGEIVPFTRASNLGNNNDPWENKSSITVLCVAHRYVRVFKKFMEFYDVDSSCDSFSQEKPLEFGDMNFFWKVIEVEIGLMFDLLYTKTPINFRKVGWILRCITFSCTVTVLVGLIFRPISIGDDGDKWHKVDVAITEVLVVGALALEIYAIIALYLFSDWAMLCLIKHNISKQIFQLRERISWLFLPKQYGYKTIGQVNLIEDWLKNHTSVIEPDRGVESDQKVGRRILRSLMGFRRWLEEYFKDMLKKRAIEEDQVWKEFFGTSLEEQIICLHMATEICYNLEVEWDTRDAADQNIRDSILSQHHTMPPSNSSSSLEENRELCRTLSNYMMYLLVMRPLFLPTSATYDVMRNINTPPDMDGARDARAACLYLWETDEFETDKIVEQVKSKQKDVRWEMLKLVWVRMLCYAASKGQRNEHLRQLSQGGEFLTFLWFFIPQSQMFSVRRPRPHPQAQS; this is translated from the exons ATGGATCCAATTCCAGCATGGGTGAGGAGACTCTGGGATGTTTGGGATCTACGGCTACTAGTTCTCCTCAGTCTGGTTTTACAAATCATTCTTTCATTATTTGGCAATCGCAGAAAGTACATATCGTCACTATGGATTAGTATCCTTGTTTGGTCGGCCTATTTAATGGCTGACTGGGCAGCAACTGTGGCCCTTGGCAAGCTCTCAGATGCCCAAGGCGATAATGGCGATGCATTGAAGGCCATATGGGCACCTTTGCTTTTGCTACATCTTGGCGGCCCTGACACCATTACAGCATACTCTTTGGAAGATAATCATCTCTGGATGAGACACCTTTTCGGACTAGGGGTTCAATTTTCTGTTGCAGTCTACGTTATTCTTATGTCTTGGAAACATTCATGGTTTTCAATTATGTCCATCCCGGGGTTAGTGGCGGGGTTGATCAAGTATAGAGAGAGATCGTGGGTTCTCTTGTCGGTGAGCTGTGATAAATCCGGGGAAATTGTGCCGTTTACCAGAGCGTCAAATCTTGGCAATAATAATGACCCATGGGAGAATAAAAGTTCTATAACTGTTCTATGTGTTGCCCATAGATATGTCAGGGTATTTAAGAAATTTATGGAGTTTTATGATGTCGACTCAAGTTGTGACAGTTTCTCTCAGGAAAAACCTCTAGAGTTTGGTGACATGAATTTTTTCTGGAAAGTCATAGAGGTTGAAATAGGGCTCATGTTCGATTTATTATACACAAAGACACCCATAAACTTTAGGAAGGTTGGATGGATTCTGCGTTGCATCACTTTCTCTTGTACGGTGACTGTGTTGGTAGGATTAATCTTCCGGCCCATTTCGATTGGGGATGATGGAGATAAATGGCACAAGGTCGATGTCGCCATCACAGAGGTTCTGGTTGTTGGAGCTCTGGCTTTGGAGATTTACGCAATCATTGCGCTGTATTTATTCTCTGATTGGGCAATGCTTTGTCTAATTAAGCACAATATCAGCAAACAGATATTCCAGCTGAGGGAAAGAATTTCTTGGCTTTTCCTCCCGAAACAATATGGGTATAAAACGATAGGGCAAGTCAATCTAATTGAAGATTGGCTCAAAAACCATACTTCAGTCATTGAGCCAGATCGAGGTGTTGAATCGGATCAAAAGGTGGGTAGAAGAATACTTCGATCGTTGATGGGGTTCAGAAGGTGGTTGGAAGAATACTTCAAGGACATGCTCAAGAA GAGAGCCATTGAAGAGGACCAGGTTTGGAAAGAATTCTTCGGCACGTCCTTGGAAGAGCAGATTATTTGCTTGCACATGGCAACAGAAATCTGCTACAACTTGGAAGTGGAATGGGATACTCGTGATGCAGCTGATCAAAACATCAGGGATAGTATTTTGTCACAACACCACACGATGCCCCCCTCTAATTCGTCCTCGTCGTTGGAAGAAAACAGGGAACTATGCAGAACTCTATCAAACTACATGATGTATCTACTTGTTATGCGCCCTTTGTTTTTGCCCACGTCTGCAACCTACGATGTGATGAGAAACATTAACACCCCCCCAGACATGGATGGTGCACGAGATGCAAGGGCAGCTTGCCTTTATTTGTGGGAAACAGATGAGTTCGAAACGGATAAAATTGTCGAACAGGTAAAGAGTAAGCAGAAGGATGTGAGATGGGAAATGTTGAAGTTGGTGTGGGTGAGGATGCTATGCTACGCTGCAAGTAAGGGTCAGAGAAACGAGCATCTTCGACAGTTAAGCCAAGGAGGTGAGTTTCTCACTTTCCTTTGGTTCTTTATACCACAATCTCAAATGTTCTCAGTCAGGCGGCCCCGTCCTCATCCACAGGCCCAGTCCTGA